From one Variovorax sp. PBL-H6 genomic stretch:
- the glgX gene encoding glycogen debranching protein GlgX translates to MKTNDLITAVWPGRPYPRGAHWDGEGVNFSLFSQHATKVELCIFDDKGRHERHRITMPERTDDIWHCYLPEARPGMAYGFRVHGPYKPEEGHRFNPNKLLIDPYAKDLVGQLRWSDALYGYTVGSKRQDLSFDRRDSAPLMPKGRVLEPAFTWGDDRPPRIAWQDMVIYEMHVRGFTMTHPDVPPQLRGTYAGLCSAPVVDYLWRLGVTTVELLPVHAFLNDRHLAEKGMQNYWGYNTLCYFAPEMRYSASQKVKEFKTMVKTLHTAGIEVILDVVYNHSCEGNQMGPTLSMRGVDNASYYITNGENRRFYDDFTGCGNTVNLEHPRALQLVMDSLRYWVEEMHVDGFRFDLASALARESGKVENLGGFFDAIRQDPTLNRVKLIAEPWDLGHGGYRVGNFPYGWAEWNDRYRDGVRAYWKGDGGKLGDFAQRLTGSQDLYGWSGRHPNSSINFVTAHDGFTLHDLVSYNDKHNQANGEDNRDGSSHNLSWNCGVEGPTSEPAVLALRARQMRNLLATLLLSQGVPMLLAGDERGHTQNGNNNAYCQDNERTWLDWSPDEEREALTTFVRRVIALRRMHPSFRRRGFFTGQPPPGSKVNDVCWLRPDGGEMTPEDWNDGEARALAMLVSGLGITDSGPRGEAVRDDDFLLLFSAHHEDLEFVLPEAGEPWYLLVDTATGALPPEEGQTGANLSQPWAKPGYRLQSRSFVLMTRTARVSAEAAAEPST, encoded by the coding sequence ATGAAAACCAACGACCTGATCACCGCAGTCTGGCCCGGCCGCCCCTATCCGCGCGGCGCACACTGGGATGGCGAAGGCGTCAACTTCTCGCTCTTCTCGCAGCATGCGACGAAGGTGGAGCTGTGCATCTTCGACGACAAGGGACGTCATGAGCGCCACCGCATCACGATGCCCGAGCGCACCGACGACATCTGGCATTGCTATCTGCCCGAGGCGCGGCCGGGCATGGCCTACGGCTTTCGCGTGCATGGCCCGTACAAGCCCGAGGAGGGGCATCGCTTCAACCCCAACAAGCTGCTCATCGACCCCTATGCCAAGGACCTCGTCGGCCAGCTGCGCTGGAGCGACGCGCTGTACGGCTACACGGTGGGCAGCAAGCGCCAGGACCTGTCCTTCGACCGCCGCGACAGCGCGCCGCTCATGCCGAAGGGCCGGGTGCTCGAGCCGGCCTTCACCTGGGGAGACGATCGCCCGCCGCGAATTGCGTGGCAGGACATGGTGATCTACGAGATGCACGTGCGGGGCTTCACGATGACGCATCCCGACGTGCCGCCGCAGCTGCGCGGCACCTACGCCGGGCTGTGTTCCGCGCCGGTGGTCGACTACCTCTGGCGCCTGGGCGTCACCACCGTCGAGCTGCTGCCGGTGCATGCCTTCCTGAACGACCGCCACCTCGCCGAGAAGGGGATGCAGAACTACTGGGGCTACAACACCCTGTGCTACTTCGCGCCCGAGATGCGCTACAGCGCTTCGCAGAAGGTCAAGGAATTCAAGACCATGGTGAAGACGCTGCACACCGCCGGCATCGAGGTGATCCTCGACGTGGTCTACAACCACAGCTGCGAAGGCAACCAGATGGGGCCGACGCTGTCGATGCGCGGCGTCGACAACGCGTCCTACTACATCACCAACGGCGAGAACCGCCGCTTCTACGACGACTTCACCGGCTGCGGCAACACCGTCAATCTCGAGCATCCGCGCGCGCTGCAATTGGTCATGGATTCCCTGCGCTACTGGGTCGAGGAGATGCATGTCGATGGCTTCCGCTTCGACCTCGCCTCGGCACTCGCGCGCGAGTCGGGCAAGGTGGAGAACCTGGGCGGCTTCTTCGATGCCATCCGGCAGGACCCCACGCTGAACCGCGTGAAGCTGATTGCCGAGCCCTGGGACCTGGGCCACGGCGGCTACCGCGTGGGCAACTTTCCCTATGGATGGGCCGAGTGGAACGACCGCTACCGCGACGGCGTGCGCGCCTACTGGAAAGGCGACGGCGGCAAGCTCGGCGACTTCGCGCAGCGCCTGACCGGCTCGCAGGACCTCTACGGATGGTCCGGAAGGCATCCCAACTCCAGCATCAACTTCGTCACCGCGCACGACGGCTTCACGCTGCACGACCTCGTCTCCTACAACGACAAGCACAACCAGGCCAACGGGGAGGACAACCGCGATGGCAGCAGCCACAACCTGTCGTGGAACTGCGGCGTGGAGGGCCCGACCTCCGAGCCCGCCGTGCTCGCGCTGCGCGCGCGCCAGATGCGCAACCTGCTGGCCACGCTGCTGCTGTCGCAAGGCGTGCCGATGCTGCTGGCCGGCGACGAGCGCGGCCACACGCAGAACGGCAACAACAACGCCTACTGCCAGGACAACGAAAGAACCTGGCTGGACTGGAGTCCCGACGAGGAGCGCGAGGCGCTGACGACCTTTGTCCGGCGCGTCATCGCCTTGCGCCGGATGCACCCTTCCTTTCGCCGCCGCGGCTTCTTCACGGGCCAACCGCCCCCGGGCAGCAAGGTCAACGATGTCTGCTGGCTGCGCCCCGACGGCGGCGAGATGACCCCCGAGGATTGGAACGACGGCGAGGCCCGTGCGCTGGCCATGCTCGTGTCCGGCCTCGGCATCACCGACTCCGGACCGCGAGGCGAGGCCGTGCGCGACGACGATTTCCTGCTGCTCTTCAGTGCCCACCACGAGGACCTCGAATTCGTCCTGCCCGAGGCGGGCGAGCCCTGGTACCTGCTGGTCGACACGGCGACCGGCGCCCTGCCTCCCGAGGAAGGCCAGACGGGCGCCAACTTGTCGCAGCCCTGGGCAAAGCCCGGTTATCGACTGCAGAGCCGCTCTTTCGTACTCATGACCCGCACGGCGCGCGTGAGCGCCGAAGCAGCGGCGGAACCTTCGACATGA
- the treZ gene encoding malto-oligosyltrehalose trehalohydrolase: MNHSHPMPFGTTLLDGGGVRFALWAPAADQVALELGEPPSSHPMLRDGDGWHRLDLPEARPGDAYRFRLPDGLRVPDPASRFNPDDVHGASRVIDPNAYAWQHGQWRGRPWEEAVIYELHVGTFTPEGTFAAAQARLPALAQLGITAIELMPLADFPGQRNWGYDGVLQFAPDASYGAPEDLKALVDAAHGLGLMVLIDVVYNHFGPEGNYLHAYCPQFFNPKHQTPWGAAINYDGEEARTVRDFFIHNALYWVEEFRFDGLRMDAVHAIRDDSALHIVQEVCQALRSGPGRERHVHVVLENDANQASFLARDSLGQPPGATAQWNDDLHHAAHVLVSGETDGYYADYADKPVAQFGRALAQGFVYQGQPSAFRGGERRGEDASRLPLAAFVSYLQTHDQVGNRAFGERIQAIGDIALVRAAWTCLVFSPHVPMLFMGEEFEASTPFQYFCDFGPELADAVSKGRRDEFGGFAAFADEAARARIPDPNAESTFLASKLRWEECDDPLHEAWRVQLSEMLALRQQRLVPLLAGQCGPGRFQADDGLLRVAWTLADTTRGEDGPRLHVAAHFGDAPVDGIAPPPGEILYANAIERSGDGTLRLARGAVVVTLQEPGLG; encoded by the coding sequence ATGAATCACTCTCACCCCATGCCCTTCGGCACCACCCTGCTGGACGGCGGGGGGGTGCGCTTCGCCCTGTGGGCACCCGCCGCCGACCAGGTGGCGCTGGAGCTCGGCGAGCCACCGTCCTCGCACCCGATGCTGCGCGATGGCGACGGCTGGCACCGGCTCGACCTGCCCGAGGCACGGCCCGGCGACGCTTACCGCTTCCGGCTGCCTGACGGCCTGCGCGTGCCCGACCCGGCCTCGCGCTTCAATCCCGACGACGTGCACGGTGCGAGCCGCGTGATCGATCCGAACGCCTATGCCTGGCAGCACGGTCAGTGGCGCGGCCGGCCCTGGGAGGAAGCCGTCATCTACGAGCTGCATGTCGGCACCTTCACGCCCGAGGGCACCTTCGCCGCGGCGCAGGCGCGGCTGCCCGCGCTGGCGCAGCTGGGTATCACCGCCATCGAACTCATGCCGCTGGCGGATTTTCCTGGACAGCGCAACTGGGGCTACGACGGCGTGCTGCAGTTCGCACCCGATGCGAGCTACGGCGCACCCGAGGACCTGAAGGCGCTGGTCGACGCCGCCCATGGCCTCGGGCTGATGGTGCTGATCGACGTGGTCTACAACCACTTCGGACCCGAGGGCAACTACCTGCACGCCTACTGCCCGCAGTTCTTCAACCCGAAGCACCAGACGCCCTGGGGCGCGGCCATCAACTACGACGGCGAGGAGGCGCGCACGGTGCGCGACTTCTTCATCCACAACGCGCTCTACTGGGTCGAGGAGTTCCGATTCGACGGCCTGCGCATGGATGCGGTTCATGCGATCCGCGACGACTCGGCGCTGCACATCGTGCAGGAGGTCTGCCAGGCGCTGCGCAGCGGTCCCGGACGGGAGCGGCACGTGCACGTGGTGCTGGAGAACGATGCCAACCAGGCCTCCTTCCTCGCGCGCGATTCGCTCGGGCAGCCGCCTGGCGCCACCGCCCAGTGGAACGATGACCTGCACCATGCGGCCCACGTGCTGGTGAGCGGCGAGACCGACGGCTACTACGCCGACTACGCCGACAAGCCCGTGGCGCAATTCGGCCGCGCGCTGGCGCAGGGCTTCGTGTACCAGGGACAGCCCTCGGCCTTCCGAGGCGGCGAGCGGCGCGGCGAGGACGCGAGCCGGCTGCCGCTGGCCGCCTTCGTCTCCTACCTGCAGACGCACGACCAGGTCGGCAACCGCGCGTTCGGCGAACGCATCCAGGCGATCGGCGACATCGCCCTGGTGCGCGCCGCGTGGACCTGCCTCGTGTTCTCGCCCCACGTGCCGATGCTGTTCATGGGCGAGGAGTTCGAGGCCTCCACGCCCTTCCAGTATTTCTGCGACTTCGGGCCCGAGCTGGCGGACGCGGTCTCGAAGGGCCGGCGTGACGAGTTCGGCGGCTTCGCGGCTTTCGCCGACGAGGCGGCGCGCGCGCGCATTCCCGATCCCAATGCCGAGTCCACCTTTCTCGCGTCCAAGCTGCGCTGGGAGGAGTGCGACGACCCCTTGCACGAGGCCTGGCGCGTCCAGCTGAGCGAGATGCTGGCGCTGCGGCAGCAACGGCTCGTACCGCTGCTCGCGGGCCAGTGCGGTCCGGGACGCTTCCAGGCCGACGACGGCCTGCTGCGCGTCGCGTGGACGCTGGCGGACACGACACGCGGCGAGGACGGGCCGCGCCTGCACGTCGCGGCACACTTCGGCGATGCGCCGGTCGATGGCATCGCGCCGCCGCCGGGCGAGATCCTCTATGCCAATGCCATCGAGCGCAGCGGCGATGGCACCCTGCGCCTGGCGCGCGGCGCCGTTGTCGTGACGCTGCAGGAGCCCGGCCTTGGCTGA